A single genomic interval of Methyloceanibacter caenitepidi harbors:
- a CDS encoding Trm112 family protein encodes MTDPGKTENADSSGVDPRLLEILVCPLTKTSLDYDAQRQELISRAAGLAYPIRDGIPVMLPEEARELDQS; translated from the coding sequence ATGACCGATCCCGGCAAGACAGAGAACGCTGACAGCAGCGGCGTCGATCCGCGGCTCCTTGAAATTTTAGTCTGCCCCCTGACAAAAACGTCGTTGGACTACGATGCGCAGCGCCAGGAACTGATCAGCCGCGCGGCCGGGCTGGCCTACCCCATTCGTGACGGCATTCCCGTCATGCTGCCGGAAGAGGCGCGGGAGCTCGACCAGAGCTAG
- a CDS encoding LON peptidase substrate-binding domain-containing protein: MTTVYDSPGDLPSVLPVFPLRGAILLPRASLTLNVFEPRYLALVDHALANGRLVGVVQPAGDTGSAESPRGKSFAVRSVGCVGRISAFNETDDGPLVISLTGVSRFQVGEEISSDAPFRLFAADFSAYADDFIPDLGEEDVDRVRLLATLRRYLEANGLNADWERINEAANEQLVNTLSILSPYGPEEKQALLEAESLRARAEALVALAEMELASRDDNSGTSLQ; this comes from the coding sequence ATGACAACCGTCTACGACAGTCCCGGCGATCTCCCTTCGGTTCTGCCCGTGTTTCCTTTGCGCGGCGCGATCCTGCTTCCGCGCGCCTCGCTGACGCTGAACGTGTTCGAGCCGCGCTACCTTGCGCTCGTCGATCATGCCTTGGCGAATGGACGCCTCGTCGGCGTGGTGCAGCCTGCCGGCGACACGGGCTCAGCGGAGTCGCCGAGAGGGAAATCCTTTGCAGTCCGTTCCGTCGGCTGCGTGGGGCGCATTTCCGCCTTCAACGAGACCGACGATGGACCGCTGGTTATTTCTCTCACGGGTGTTTCGCGCTTCCAGGTCGGGGAAGAGATTTCCTCCGATGCGCCGTTCCGGCTCTTCGCCGCCGATTTTAGTGCGTATGCAGACGATTTTATACCGGATCTCGGCGAGGAGGATGTGGATCGCGTGCGCCTGCTTGCAACGCTTCGGCGCTACCTGGAGGCCAACGGCCTGAACGCGGACTGGGAGCGGATCAACGAGGCGGCGAACGAGCAGCTCGTGAACACGCTCTCTATCCTGTCGCCCTACGGGCCCGAGGAGAAGCAGGCGCTCCTCGAAGCGGAAAGCCTCAGGGCGCGGGCCGAGGCCCTGGTCGCCCTGGCGGAAATGGAATTGGCCTCACGCGATGACAACTCAGGGACTTCGCTGCAATGA
- the trxA gene encoding thioredoxin, whose protein sequence is MSMDTPILGAEGDGAPGGEAIKNTTTQDFMRDVVEASRDRPVLVDFWAPWCGPCKQLTPVLEKAVRASKGAVALVKMNIDEHPEIPGQMGVQSIPAVFAFKEGRPVDGFMGALPESQINAFIARLVGETVGTAADIETATAALDAGDVNAAAQIFGQLMQDEPENMEALAGLAKCYVKMGDLERAEQTLALAPAGKADSAPIAAAQSALDLARKSNDAGDVDALRAKAAQSPNDPQVQFDLALALNAADDRYGALDALLSIVAKNRSWNDDAARKQLVQFFEVWGPSDPATTSGRQRLSSLLFA, encoded by the coding sequence ATGAGTATGGACACCCCGATCCTCGGTGCCGAGGGCGATGGCGCCCCAGGCGGTGAGGCCATCAAGAACACCACCACCCAAGACTTCATGCGCGATGTTGTCGAGGCCTCGCGCGACCGGCCTGTGCTGGTGGATTTCTGGGCGCCGTGGTGCGGCCCCTGCAAACAGCTCACACCCGTTCTCGAGAAAGCGGTGCGCGCTTCCAAAGGCGCCGTTGCCCTCGTCAAGATGAACATCGACGAGCATCCCGAAATTCCGGGGCAGATGGGCGTCCAGTCCATCCCCGCCGTGTTCGCTTTCAAGGAAGGGCGTCCAGTGGACGGCTTCATGGGAGCGCTGCCCGAATCGCAGATCAATGCCTTCATCGCGCGGCTCGTGGGCGAGACGGTTGGAACCGCCGCCGATATCGAGACAGCCACGGCCGCACTCGATGCCGGCGACGTCAATGCCGCCGCACAGATCTTCGGTCAGCTCATGCAGGACGAGCCGGAGAACATGGAGGCGCTGGCCGGTCTCGCGAAATGCTACGTGAAGATGGGCGATCTCGAGCGTGCGGAACAGACCCTTGCGCTGGCGCCCGCGGGCAAGGCCGACAGCGCCCCGATCGCCGCCGCCCAGTCGGCCCTGGACCTTGCGCGAAAATCGAACGATGCCGGCGACGTGGACGCCCTCCGGGCCAAAGCGGCGCAATCGCCAAACGATCCCCAAGTGCAGTTCGACCTGGCGCTGGCTCTCAACGCGGCCGACGACCGGTACGGCGCACTCGATGCGCTCCTGTCCATCGTCGCCAAAAACCGGAGCTGGAACGACGATGCCGCCCGGAAGCAACTGGTGCAGTTCTTCGAGGTCTGGGGTCCATCGGACCCGGCGACGACCTCCGGCCGGCAGAGATTGTCGTCGCTGCTTTTTGCCTGA